A region from the Polaribacter sp. Hel1_33_78 genome encodes:
- a CDS encoding exonuclease domain-containing protein — translation MLYAVVDIETTGNGYKGQKITEISALIFDGKKIVDEFTSLVNPEQNIPTFITNLTGITNAMVRNAPKFYEVAKKIEEITKGTIFVAHNVNFDYNIIQAEFKSLGYDFKRKKLCTVRLTRKIIPGLPSYSLGNICSGENIPINGRHRAKGDAEATVELFRRLLERDDNFTINSFLNPRSRQATLPPLLDKIVVDKLPETFGVYYFKNLAKEVIYVGKANNIKQRVISHFYDKKKKEQTMCLETADVSFTKTGSELLALLLESSEIKHIYPKFNRAQRRAGEAVGLFSYEDQKGIIHLAYNRLKLAPNAIMKYYSVAECRTHLESLCAEFELCPKYCHLQTNVSSCFHYQLKECKGICCDKETVENYNVRVREAIKSVGIGAENLVIKEKGRIKNEVGFALILDGIYKGIGYLDASQDEVLKTPEEYQFFVAPKKDNRDVQRIIASYLKKKEKLKALENGEISI, via the coding sequence TTGTTATACGCTGTAGTAGATATAGAAACCACCGGAAACGGCTATAAAGGTCAGAAAATAACTGAAATCTCTGCTTTAATTTTCGATGGAAAAAAGATTGTTGATGAATTTACTTCCTTGGTAAATCCTGAACAAAATATTCCAACATTTATTACCAATCTCACAGGCATTACAAATGCCATGGTGAGAAATGCACCCAAGTTTTATGAAGTTGCAAAAAAGATTGAAGAAATTACAAAAGGTACTATTTTTGTTGCCCATAATGTTAACTTTGACTACAATATAATTCAAGCAGAGTTTAAAAGTCTAGGATACGATTTTAAACGAAAAAAGCTTTGCACTGTTCGCTTAACAAGAAAAATAATTCCGGGATTACCTTCCTATAGTTTAGGTAATATTTGCAGTGGTGAGAATATTCCCATAAATGGAAGACACCGGGCAAAAGGAGATGCTGAAGCTACGGTTGAATTGTTTAGAAGATTACTTGAAAGAGATGATAATTTCACCATCAATTCTTTTTTAAATCCAAGATCTAGACAAGCAACCTTACCCCCTCTTTTAGATAAAATAGTAGTTGATAAATTACCTGAAACATTTGGCGTTTATTACTTTAAAAATTTAGCAAAGGAAGTTATTTATGTTGGGAAAGCCAATAATATAAAGCAAAGGGTAATCAGTCATTTTTATGATAAAAAGAAAAAAGAACAAACCATGTGTTTAGAAACCGCTGATGTCTCTTTTACAAAAACAGGTAGCGAATTACTGGCATTATTACTAGAGTCCTCAGAGATAAAACATATATATCCAAAATTTAACAGAGCTCAAAGAAGAGCAGGAGAAGCCGTTGGTCTATTTTCTTATGAAGATCAAAAAGGAATCATTCATTTGGCGTATAATCGATTAAAATTAGCTCCAAATGCAATCATGAAATACTATTCTGTGGCCGAATGTAGAACTCATTTGGAATCTTTGTGTGCTGAGTTTGAATTGTGTCCCAAATACTGTCATTTACAAACCAATGTTTCTAGCTGCTTTCATTATCAATTAAAAGAATGTAAAGGTATTTGCTGTGATAAGGAAACTGTAGAAAATTATAATGTAAGAGTAAGAGAAGCCATAAAATCGGTTGGCATTGGTGCCGAAAATTTAGTCATCAAAGAAAAAGGTAGAATTAAAAATGAAGTTGGTTTTGCTTTAATTTTAGATGGAATTTACAAAGGAATTGGTTATTTAGATGCATCTCAAGATGAAGTCTTAAAAACTCCAGAAGAGTATCAATTTTTTGTAGCACCCAAAAAAGACAATAGAGATGTGCAAAGAATTATCGCTTCTTACCTGAAGAAAAAAGAAAAATTAAAAGCCCTCGAAAATGGAGAAATCAGCATATAA
- a CDS encoding FAD-dependent oxidoreductase — protein MEKSAYKIHIIGAGISGLIAAQVLENYGYHPIIIEASSSVGGRVKSDIIDGYTLDHGFQVLLTSYPAANKYLDFDALEVQKLLPGATIFKNGKSQTIGDPLRSFSLLFPTLFSSIGSFSDKIKILKLNILLKKKKIDTIFKEDEKTTLQYLKDVGFSEELIQSFFTPFFSGIFLEPNLETSSRMFEFVYKMFGEGFAVIPKNGMQAISNQLKENLKKTTFLFNSKVQEVQDNQITLVDTTAIKSHITIIATDASHFISNLKNQETAWKSCDTLYFETPVKSIKKPLIGLIADKNAFINNIFYPTSINTATKGNKELLSVTIVKKHHLKEEELIKKVEEELLKYCNIFEAKFLKRYQIKKALPNIKNLEYEISSTETKLKSTIFLAGDQLLNGSLNAAMISGERAAMGVIQTLEDGLIIDELTSEYS, from the coding sequence ATGGAGAAATCAGCATATAAAATACATATCATTGGTGCAGGAATTAGTGGTTTAATAGCAGCACAAGTTTTAGAAAATTATGGTTATCATCCAATAATTATTGAGGCTTCTAGTTCTGTTGGCGGACGTGTAAAATCTGATATTATTGATGGGTACACGTTAGATCATGGTTTTCAAGTATTATTGACTTCTTATCCTGCAGCAAACAAATATTTAGATTTTGATGCGCTAGAAGTACAAAAATTACTGCCAGGTGCTACCATTTTTAAAAATGGAAAGTCACAAACTATTGGAGATCCTTTGCGTTCTTTTTCTTTATTGTTTCCCACACTATTTTCTTCTATTGGATCTTTTTCTGATAAAATAAAAATCCTTAAACTAAATATTCTTTTAAAGAAAAAGAAAATTGATACGATCTTTAAAGAAGATGAAAAAACTACACTTCAATATTTAAAAGATGTTGGCTTTTCAGAAGAACTGATTCAATCCTTTTTTACACCTTTTTTTAGCGGCATATTTTTAGAACCCAATTTAGAAACTTCAAGCAGAATGTTTGAGTTTGTATATAAAATGTTTGGTGAAGGATTCGCTGTTATTCCAAAAAATGGCATGCAAGCCATCTCAAATCAACTAAAAGAAAACTTAAAAAAAACAACCTTTTTATTCAACTCAAAAGTTCAAGAAGTTCAAGATAATCAAATTACTTTAGTTGATACTACAGCAATTAAAAGCCATATTACTATCATTGCCACAGATGCAAGTCATTTTATTTCTAATCTTAAAAATCAAGAAACAGCTTGGAAAAGTTGTGATACTTTATATTTTGAAACTCCCGTAAAATCGATTAAAAAACCTTTAATTGGTTTAATTGCAGATAAAAATGCTTTCATTAACAATATCTTTTACCCAACGAGTATCAACACAGCAACAAAAGGAAACAAAGAATTACTTTCTGTAACCATAGTAAAAAAGCACCACTTAAAAGAAGAGGAATTGATTAAAAAAGTTGAAGAAGAATTATTAAAATACTGTAATATTTTCGAAGCAAAATTTTTAAAAAGATATCAAATAAAAAAAGCATTACCCAATATTAAAAATCTAGAATATGAAATTTCTAGTACTGAAACCAAATTAAAATCTACAATATTTTTAGCTGGAGATCAATTACTAAATGGTTCTTTAAATGCGGCAATGATATCAGGAGAAAGAGCGGCAATGGGTGTTATACAAACTTTAGAAGACGGCCTCATTATAGATGAATTAACCTCTGAATATTCTTAA
- a CDS encoding CBS domain-containing protein: MKRTTPISEIMTTEVVTLNVADRLETAEKLFKKHKIRHIPVVKEKEILGMLSYSDLLRISFADVSDDENSIDTFVYDMFSIQQVMARNLFMVAPNSTIKEVAELLSKKEFHALPVVEDNELVGIVTTTDLINYLIAQL, encoded by the coding sequence ATGAAGAGAACAACTCCAATATCAGAAATTATGACAACAGAGGTAGTTACTTTAAATGTTGCTGATAGACTAGAAACTGCCGAAAAATTATTTAAAAAACATAAAATAAGACATATTCCTGTAGTCAAAGAAAAAGAAATACTGGGAATGTTAAGTTACTCGGATTTATTAAGAATTAGTTTTGCCGACGTTTCTGATGATGAAAATAGCATAGATACTTTTGTATATGATATGTTTTCTATTCAACAAGTTATGGCTAGAAATTTATTCATGGTGGCACCGAATTCCACGATTAAAGAAGTGGCGGAATTGTTATCTAAAAAAGAATTTCATGCCTTACCAGTTGTTGAAGATAACGAGTTGGTTGGTATTGTTACCACTACAGATTTAATTAACTATTTAATAGCGCAATTGTAG
- a CDS encoding GatB/YqeY domain-containing protein, with product MSLQKQVMDKMKEAMKAKDTIALQALRAVKSAFLLAKTETGVQAELTDEQEIRIIQKQVKQRKDSAAIFIKQNRQDLADPELAELAILEEFLPEALSEEAIEKVVLETITSMGAAGMKDMGKVMGMVSKQLAGQADGKTISALVKKNLI from the coding sequence ATGAGTTTGCAAAAACAAGTAATGGATAAAATGAAGGAAGCAATGAAAGCAAAAGATACAATTGCTTTACAAGCTTTAAGAGCTGTAAAATCTGCTTTTCTATTGGCAAAAACGGAAACTGGTGTGCAAGCGGAATTGACGGATGAGCAGGAAATTAGAATTATCCAGAAACAAGTGAAACAAAGAAAAGATAGTGCAGCTATTTTTATAAAACAAAATAGACAAGATTTAGCAGATCCAGAATTGGCTGAATTAGCAATTTTAGAAGAGTTTTTACCAGAAGCATTATCTGAAGAAGCAATTGAAAAAGTTGTTTTAGAAACTATTACAAGTATGGGTGCAGCAGGAATGAAAGACATGGGTAAAGTAATGGGAATGGTTTCAAAACAATTAGCCGGTCAAGCAGATGGTAAAACGATTTCTGCATTGGTAAAAAAGAATTTGATTTAA
- a CDS encoding retropepsin-like aspartic protease, which translates to MKSIQKILKKKKYFKVKLKRIATNHLELKAKINGVKGRFILDTGASNSCVGIDRIEYFNLDAQESETKAAGAGATDMETLQSENNSLKIGDWKISKCHLVLFNLSHVNKALTQHNANEVHGIIGADILESGKAFIDYKQKILYLKKSKK; encoded by the coding sequence ATGAAAAGTATCCAAAAAATATTAAAAAAAAAGAAGTATTTTAAAGTAAAATTAAAAAGAATTGCTACTAATCATTTAGAGCTAAAAGCGAAAATAAATGGTGTAAAAGGACGCTTTATTTTAGACACCGGTGCTTCAAATTCTTGCGTAGGTATAGATAGAATTGAATATTTTAATTTGGATGCTCAAGAAAGTGAAACCAAAGCTGCGGGTGCAGGTGCTACGGATATGGAGACGCTGCAGTCAGAAAACAATTCACTTAAAATTGGGGATTGGAAAATAAGTAAATGTCATTTAGTTTTGTTTAATTTATCACACGTAAATAAGGCTTTAACACAGCATAATGCAAATGAAGTTCACGGTATTATAGGCGCTGATATTTTAGAGAGTGGTAAAGCATTCATAGATTATAAACAAAAAATTTTGTATTTAAAAAAGTCAAAAAAATAA
- the nqrF gene encoding NADH:ubiquinone reductase (Na(+)-transporting) subunit F: protein MILAAGTTGTIIATVAAFLAIVLLLVTLLLFVKQKLSPSGPVTLTINGERKIEVASGSTLLTTLGAEKIFLPSACGGGGSCVQCECHVNSGGGEALPTETPHFSRKELKEGVRLACQVKVKQDMDISIPEEIFGIKKWDATVVRNYNVASFIKEFVVEIPEDMGYKAGGYIQIEIPPCEVKFADMDITAHPEEHDTPDKFKAEWDKFKLRPLVMKNAETVERAYSMASYPAEGREIMLNVRIATPPFDRAKGGWMDVNPGVASSYIFNLKKGDKCVISGPYGEFFINESEAEMLYVGGGAGMAPMRSHLYHLFRTLKTGRKVTYWYGGRSKAELFYIEHFRALEKDFPNFKFFIALSDPLDVDNWKVKKDINDTEGDGFVGFIHNCVIENYLNHHESPEDMELYFCGPPLMNNAVQKMGEDFGLADENIRFDDFGG from the coding sequence ATGATATTAGCAGCAGGTACTACAGGAACTATTATAGCAACAGTAGCAGCGTTTTTAGCTATTGTGTTATTATTAGTAACATTATTATTATTTGTAAAACAAAAATTATCTCCATCAGGTCCAGTAACATTGACTATTAATGGAGAAAGAAAAATTGAAGTGGCTTCAGGAAGCACACTTTTAACAACATTAGGTGCAGAAAAAATATTCTTGCCATCAGCTTGTGGTGGTGGAGGTTCTTGTGTTCAATGTGAATGTCATGTAAACTCTGGTGGAGGTGAAGCTTTACCTACAGAAACGCCTCACTTTTCTAGAAAAGAATTAAAAGAAGGAGTTCGTTTAGCCTGTCAAGTAAAAGTGAAGCAAGATATGGATATTTCTATTCCAGAAGAAATTTTTGGAATTAAGAAATGGGATGCAACTGTAGTAAGAAATTATAATGTTGCATCATTTATTAAAGAATTTGTTGTGGAAATCCCAGAAGATATGGGGTATAAAGCAGGTGGGTATATTCAAATTGAAATTCCTCCTTGTGAAGTAAAGTTTGCTGATATGGATATTACAGCACATCCAGAAGAGCACGATACACCAGATAAATTTAAAGCAGAATGGGATAAGTTTAAACTGAGACCATTGGTAATGAAAAATGCAGAAACTGTAGAAAGAGCATACTCTATGGCTTCATATCCAGCAGAAGGAAGAGAAATTATGTTAAATGTACGTATTGCTACACCACCTTTTGATAGAGCAAAAGGCGGATGGATGGATGTAAATCCAGGAGTAGCTTCTTCTTATATTTTTAACTTAAAGAAAGGAGATAAATGTGTAATCTCTGGTCCTTATGGAGAATTTTTCATTAACGAATCTGAAGCAGAAATGTTATACGTAGGTGGTGGAGCAGGAATGGCACCAATGCGTTCTCACTTATATCATTTATTCAGAACTTTGAAAACAGGAAGAAAAGTAACTTATTGGTACGGAGGTAGATCGAAGGCAGAGTTGTTTTATATCGAGCATTTTAGGGCTTTAGAAAAAGATTTCCCTAATTTTAAATTCTTTATCGCATTGTCTGATCCTTTAGATGTTGACAATTGGAAAGTGAAGAAAGATATTAATGACACTGAAGGAGATGGTTTTGTTGGGTTTATACACAATTGTGTAATCGAAAACTATTTGAATCATCATGAATCTCCAGAAGATATGGAATTATATTTCTGTGGACCACCATTAATGAACAATGCAGTTCAAAAAATGGGTGAAGATTTTGGTTTAGCAGATGAGAACATTCGTTTTGATGACTTTGGAGGTTAG
- the nqrE gene encoding NADH:ubiquinone reductase (Na(+)-transporting) subunit E produces the protein MEHIELFFKSIFIDNMVFATFLGMCSYLAVSKKVATAVGLGAAVIFVLAVTVPLNWLLDQYILQEGALVWLGEEYAAYDLSFLSFIMFIATIATMVQLVEIIVEKFSPSLYNSLGIFLPLIAVNCAILGGSLFMQSREIPTLALSLTYGVGSGIGWFLAILAIAAIREKIRYSSVPPALRGLGITFIITGLMAIGFMSFGGMLTGGDEEKKETPKVEAKVKEVKKEDAKEIIAENTNTNNQ, from the coding sequence ATGGAACATATAGAATTATTTTTCAAATCGATATTTATAGATAACATGGTTTTCGCAACCTTTTTAGGGATGTGTTCTTACTTGGCCGTGTCTAAAAAAGTAGCAACTGCTGTTGGTTTAGGTGCTGCTGTAATTTTTGTATTGGCAGTTACGGTGCCTTTAAACTGGTTATTAGATCAATATATTTTGCAAGAAGGCGCTTTGGTTTGGTTAGGCGAAGAATATGCAGCTTATGATTTAAGTTTCTTATCATTTATTATGTTTATTGCAACCATTGCAACGATGGTTCAATTGGTAGAAATTATTGTTGAGAAATTTTCACCATCATTGTATAATTCATTAGGTATATTTTTACCATTAATTGCAGTGAACTGTGCTATTTTAGGTGGTAGTTTATTTATGCAATCGCGAGAAATACCAACATTAGCCTTATCATTAACGTATGGTGTAGGATCTGGAATTGGATGGTTTTTAGCAATTTTAGCAATTGCAGCAATTCGTGAAAAAATTCGGTATTCAAGTGTGCCTCCAGCCTTAAGAGGTTTAGGAATTACATTTATCATTACAGGTTTAATGGCCATTGGTTTTATGAGTTTTGGTGGAATGTTAACCGGTGGAGATGAAGAAAAGAAAGAAACGCCAAAAGTAGAAGCTAAAGTAAAAGAAGTAAAAAAAGAAGACGCTAAAGAAATTATAGCCGAAAACACAAATACAAACAATCAGTAA
- a CDS encoding NADH:ubiquinone reductase (Na(+)-transporting) subunit D produces MGLLSKKDAKLITDPLADNNPITIQVLGICSALAITAELEASIVMSISVLFVLGLGNVVISLMRNIIPSKIRIIVQLIVVATLVIIVDLVLKAFAYELSKTLSVFVGLIITNCIIMGRFEAFALGNGPWKSFLDGIGNALGYGVILVIVGFFRELLGAGTLLGYPVLGNPIPGELSGLYAYGYENNGFMLLSPMALIVVGLIIWIQRSRNKALIEEN; encoded by the coding sequence ATGGGACTTTTATCAAAAAAAGACGCAAAATTAATTACAGATCCATTAGCAGATAACAACCCAATTACTATTCAAGTATTAGGTATTTGTTCTGCATTGGCAATTACGGCAGAGCTAGAAGCTTCTATTGTAATGTCTATTTCTGTATTATTTGTGCTAGGTTTAGGGAATGTTGTTATTTCTTTAATGAGAAATATTATTCCATCAAAAATTAGAATTATTGTACAGCTAATTGTAGTTGCAACTTTAGTAATTATTGTTGATTTAGTGCTAAAAGCATTCGCATACGAATTAAGTAAAACATTGTCTGTATTCGTGGGGTTAATCATAACGAACTGTATTATTATGGGGCGTTTTGAAGCTTTTGCTCTAGGAAACGGACCATGGAAATCTTTCTTAGACGGAATTGGAAACGCTCTAGGATACGGAGTTATATTAGTTATTGTAGGTTTCTTTAGAGAACTTTTAGGAGCAGGAACTTTATTAGGTTATCCTGTGTTAGGGAATCCTATTCCAGGGGAATTATCAGGACTATATGCATATGGATATGAAAATAACGGATTCATGTTATTATCACCAATGGCCTTAATTGTGGTAGGACTAATTATTTGGATTCAACGAAGTAGAAATAAAGCATTAATAGAAGAAAACTAG